A genomic window from Candidatus Kouleothrix ribensis includes:
- a CDS encoding YdcF family protein, which produces MQAITDRRMLRGLVRGLLAAAAVLLALLVLISVLAVLEGRHDDLRQPGIGRVGAAIVLGAAQSGGQPSPVFSARLDHAFDLYRRGQVRQIILTGGVAPGESSSEAAAGRRYLLARGLPAEVLLAEETSTSTLENLRNSLPLVQAGGVGPVVLVSDPLHMLRALKIARDLGFDAYISPARASVSSGNLMQDARDLLSEAAKYLAYLFLRW; this is translated from the coding sequence ATGCAAGCAATCACCGACAGACGGATGCTGCGCGGGTTGGTGCGCGGGCTGCTGGCCGCCGCCGCCGTGCTGCTGGCGCTGCTGGTGCTGATCAGCGTGCTGGCCGTGCTCGAGGGCCGCCACGACGATCTGCGCCAGCCGGGGATCGGGCGGGTCGGCGCGGCGATCGTGCTCGGCGCGGCCCAATCCGGCGGCCAGCCATCGCCGGTGTTCAGCGCCCGGCTCGACCACGCCTTCGACCTGTACCGGCGCGGCCAGGTGCGCCAGATCATCCTGACCGGCGGCGTGGCGCCTGGCGAGTCGAGCTCCGAGGCCGCCGCCGGCCGGCGCTACCTGCTCGCGCGCGGGCTGCCGGCCGAGGTGCTGCTGGCCGAGGAGACCAGCACCAGCACGCTTGAGAACCTGCGCAACAGCCTGCCGCTGGTGCAGGCCGGCGGCGTCGGGCCGGTGGTGCTCGTCAGCGACCCGCTGCACATGCTGCGTGCGCTCAAGATCGCGCGCGATCTCGGGTTCGACGCCTACATCTCGCCGGCACGCGCTAGCGTGAGCAGCGGCAACCTGATGCAAGACGCCCGCGACCTGCTGAGCGAGGCGGCCAAGTACCTGGCCTACCTGTTTCTGCGCTGGTAG
- the mfd gene encoding transcription-repair coupling factor, which translates to MRALDTSTLRREAADEWQAVIERIDQGQRFEGRALYAPFFWATQEEQETRRHGDTETRRHGDTETRRHGDTETRRHGDTETRRHGDTETRRHGDAETRRHGDAETRRHGDTETRRRGDTETSVDGQTLAWSPDLPASVPGPASLLAHLPPATPVCFSELLILAQHAAEQHHHAGERRNAHADAGELPPAFPRPYLLWAELLAQAGRLTLVNLSNNAEALGADAATGMPGFSDWRLPGTLFAPADLFGGQLKRLVDDIVARVGDGEQVAVVTPQAARIQEMVEERMRDEGTRMNDSSSILHPSSFMHGSLDEGWRSIDLNLTLYTDAEIFGWRQRRPVAERKRKRDRNAEERAAFLRGLKPGDYVVHIEHGIAVYEGLIRRTVGKTEREYLNLRYAEGDRLYVPVDQIDRVSRYIGAGDTAPALTRLGTQDWERAKRKARAAVQELANDLLDLYAKRQLSQGFAFSPDGEWQRELEAAFPYAETPDQLRAIADVKHDMELVQPMDRLICGDVGFGKTEVALRAAFKAVQDGKQVAVLVPTTVLAQQHYDTFTRRMAAFPLKVDMISRFRSAKEQDEIIARLARGEIDIIIGTHRLLSADIRFKDLGLLVVDEEQRFGVRHKERIKQLRANVDVLTMTATPIPRTLHMAMAGIRDLSVIDTPPEDRVPIKTYVLPYDDQLVREALLREIDRGGQVYFLHNRVQSIYYVADKLKQLVPEAEVGVGHGQLGEHQLERVMLDFFSGKDDVLVCTTIIESGLDVPNANTIVIDDATTYGLAQLYQIRGRVGRSAQRAYAYLFYKPDQRMTPEAQDRLQAIQEATELGAGFRIAMRDLEIRGAGNLLGAEQSGHIAAVGFDLYSRLLEQAVRTMKAKLVEINFRPTTDKEARRQGGKETREIDDPSVSLSTPLPVSASKGRQPAVKVDEKVLISPLVTLDLPLDAYLPAEYIADDRVRLAVYQHLAEAQTLRAVRELRQELRDRFGQLPAPADYLLTWLEIKALALAANITSVVTTAEEFIIRLPEGDAHDREKLRRRFGKDPTIRVGPQFVRLDRRSLPGESWIEALSGVLATLGK; encoded by the coding sequence ATGCGCGCGCTCGACACCAGCACGCTGCGCCGCGAGGCCGCCGACGAGTGGCAGGCGGTGATCGAGCGGATCGATCAGGGCCAGCGCTTCGAGGGGCGCGCCCTGTATGCGCCGTTCTTCTGGGCAACGCAAGAAGAGCAGGAGACACGGAGACACGGAGACACGGAGACACGGAGACACGGAGACACGGAGACACGGAGACACGGAGACACGGAGACACGGAGACACGGAGACACGGAGACACGGAGACACGGAGACACGGAGACACGGAGACACGGAGACGCGGAGACGCGGAGACACGGAGACGCGGAGACACGGAGACACGGAGACACGGAGACACGGAGACGCGGAGACACGGAGACGAGCGTCGATGGGCAAACTCTCGCCTGGTCTCCCGATCTCCCGGCCTCCGTGCCTGGGCCGGCGTCGCTGCTGGCGCACCTGCCGCCCGCCACGCCGGTGTGCTTCAGCGAGCTGCTGATCTTGGCACAGCACGCCGCCGAGCAGCACCACCACGCCGGCGAGCGCCGCAACGCCCATGCCGATGCCGGCGAGCTGCCGCCCGCGTTCCCGCGGCCCTACCTGCTGTGGGCCGAGCTGCTTGCGCAGGCTGGCCGGCTAACGCTGGTGAATTTGAGCAATAACGCCGAGGCGCTTGGCGCCGACGCGGCCACCGGCATGCCCGGCTTCAGCGACTGGCGGCTGCCCGGCACGCTGTTCGCCCCGGCCGACCTGTTCGGCGGCCAGCTCAAGCGCCTGGTCGACGACATCGTGGCGCGCGTGGGCGACGGCGAGCAGGTGGCGGTCGTCACGCCGCAGGCTGCGCGCATCCAGGAGATGGTGGAGGAAAGGATGAGGGATGAAGGCACAAGGATGAACGACTCATCCTCCATCCTTCATCCTTCATCCTTTATGCACGGCTCGCTCGACGAGGGCTGGCGTTCGATCGATCTGAACCTGACCTTGTACACCGACGCCGAGATCTTCGGCTGGCGCCAGCGCCGCCCGGTGGCCGAGCGTAAGCGCAAGCGCGACCGCAACGCCGAAGAGCGCGCCGCATTCCTACGCGGGCTCAAGCCCGGCGACTATGTTGTGCATATCGAGCATGGCATCGCCGTGTACGAGGGCCTGATCCGCCGCACCGTCGGCAAGACCGAGCGCGAGTACCTGAACCTGCGCTACGCTGAGGGCGACCGGCTGTATGTGCCGGTCGACCAGATCGATCGGGTGTCGCGCTATATTGGCGCCGGCGACACCGCGCCCGCGCTGACGCGGCTGGGCACCCAGGATTGGGAGCGCGCCAAGCGCAAGGCCCGCGCGGCCGTGCAAGAGCTGGCCAACGACCTGCTCGACCTCTACGCCAAACGCCAGCTCAGCCAGGGCTTCGCCTTCAGCCCCGACGGCGAGTGGCAGCGCGAGCTAGAGGCCGCCTTCCCCTACGCCGAGACGCCCGACCAGCTGCGCGCAATCGCCGACGTGAAGCACGACATGGAGCTGGTGCAGCCGATGGACCGGCTGATCTGCGGCGATGTGGGCTTCGGCAAAACCGAGGTGGCGCTGCGCGCGGCCTTCAAGGCCGTGCAAGACGGCAAGCAGGTGGCCGTGCTGGTGCCCACCACCGTGCTGGCCCAGCAGCACTACGACACCTTCACGCGGCGCATGGCCGCCTTCCCGCTGAAGGTCGACATGATCTCGCGCTTTCGCTCGGCCAAAGAGCAAGACGAGATCATCGCCCGGCTGGCGCGCGGCGAGATCGACATTATCATCGGCACGCACCGGCTGCTCTCGGCCGACATCCGGTTCAAGGACCTGGGCCTGCTGGTGGTGGATGAGGAGCAGCGCTTTGGCGTGCGCCACAAAGAGCGCATCAAGCAGCTGCGCGCGAATGTCGATGTGCTGACCATGACCGCCACGCCCATCCCGCGCACGCTGCACATGGCCATGGCCGGCATCCGCGACCTGAGCGTGATCGACACGCCGCCCGAGGATCGCGTGCCGATCAAAACCTACGTGCTGCCCTACGACGACCAGCTGGTGCGCGAGGCGCTGCTCCGCGAGATCGACCGTGGCGGCCAGGTGTACTTTTTGCACAACCGCGTGCAGAGCATCTACTACGTGGCCGACAAGCTCAAGCAGCTCGTGCCCGAGGCCGAGGTCGGCGTGGGCCACGGCCAGCTCGGCGAACACCAGCTCGAGCGCGTGATGCTCGACTTCTTCAGCGGCAAAGACGATGTGCTGGTGTGTACGACGATCATCGAGAGCGGGCTGGATGTGCCCAACGCCAACACGATCGTGATCGACGACGCCACCACCTACGGCCTGGCCCAGCTCTACCAGATCCGTGGGCGGGTGGGCCGCAGCGCCCAGCGGGCCTACGCTTACCTGTTCTACAAGCCCGACCAGCGTATGACTCCCGAGGCCCAGGATCGGCTGCAGGCCATCCAGGAGGCCACCGAGCTAGGCGCGGGCTTCCGCATTGCCATGCGCGATCTCGAGATCCGCGGCGCGGGCAACTTGCTAGGCGCCGAGCAGAGCGGCCATATCGCCGCAGTTGGCTTCGACCTGTACTCGCGCCTACTCGAGCAGGCTGTGCGCACGATGAAGGCCAAGCTGGTCGAGATAAATTTCCGCCCCACCACAGACAAGGAGGCAAGGAGGCAAGGAGGCAAGGAGACGAGGGAAATTGACGATCCCTCGGTCTCCTTGTCTACCCCTCTCCCGGTCTCTGCATCTAAGGGTCGGCAGCCTGCGGTGAAGGTCGACGAGAAGGTGCTGATCTCGCCGCTGGTCACGCTCGACCTGCCGCTGGACGCGTACCTGCCGGCCGAGTATATCGCCGACGACCGCGTGCGCCTGGCGGTGTACCAGCACCTGGCCGAGGCCCAGACGCTGCGGGCCGTGCGCGAGCTGCGCCAGGAGCTGCGCGACCGCTTCGGCCAGCTGCCCGCACCGGCCGACTACCTGCTGACCTGGCTGGAGATCAAGGCGCTCGCGCTGGCTGCTAACATCACATCGGTGGTGACGACTGCCGAGGAGTTCATCATCCGCCTGCCCGAGGGCGATGCGCACGACCGCGAGAAGCTGCGGCGGCGCTTCGGCAAAGACCCGACCATCCGCGTCGGGCCGCAGTTCGTGCGGCTCGACCGCCGCTCGCTGCCGGGCGAGAGCTGGATCGAGGCGCTGAGCGGCGTGCTCGCGACGCTCGGCAAATAG
- a CDS encoding tetratricopeptide repeat protein, which yields MLTISLLGPPRVARAGRVIDMRVRKELALLAYLAVEARHRHSREALVGLLWPDTPEDAARNSLRVALAELRRRLGEAGGPLLDADRQSVQFVAASPHTLDVAAFRELTAATRTHAHAAPERCDACLARLAEAVALYQGNFLHGFSLPDSAPFEEWVAIQREQLHQQQLAALDLLAAAHEQRGDYPAQAEYGRRQLALEPWRESAHAQVIRALWAMGQRGAALEQYEACRRILDAELGLEPAPELDALAQQIRTEKSAEFSVLSIELKQTELNTQPSALNFRELKQTELNTQHSTLNTQRHNLPAQLTSFIGRDEQLAALRQSLAHAHLITLTGATGSGKTRLAIELAAASLPGYPDGAWLAALEPLRDPALLPQAVAEALGLPLAASQPAVASLAAALQPKRLLLLLDNCEHMVVACHDLAERLLHACPGLTIIATSRELLHVAGELVWPVLPLAAPAAADQPPERLLGYESIQLFVERARAVDPGFALTAQNAPAVAQICRQLDSLPLAIELAAARVRHMPVETIAARLDDRFTLLAGGATAAGPPRLRAALDWSYALLSEPERACFRRLAVFAGGFTLPAAEQVAGDPGAPGGAAGTVELLAQLIDKSLVVSEQRPEGMRYRLLETMRAYAHEQLLAAGEAGAGGARHLAHYLQLAEQAEPQLVGPDQVAWLDLLAAEHANLRAAADWAEEHGDALAALRLVTALRYFWRVRGFYATGIDLLRRLLAHPQAAARTTTRARALNAAGYLEFVRGQPAQARELLEEALAIGRALAEPTVTAFALRYLSALANDRRDYAEARASGEESLLIYRALGAANDIAGSAMYLGDAVLAQGDAGRAEALYAESVAILRSHRNSIALPYPLRRLGFLALQLGRPDQAAALCAESLRLNLAVNDRQGVAACLVGLAASAVAAGHVDRAARLLGHAEVLLDALHTRLLPYDHAQHERMHAILGEQLGAPAFAAAQAAGRAQTIEQLLAEAGPAHAQGAGGRAPPAEPPPQPAYTEKGTERSGLSAELKQAELNTQHSTFNAPKHNLPAPITSFVGRADELVQVERLLAGGSRLVTLIGPGGAGKTRLSIAIGRHLLPRFTDGAWWVALVGVQPSDDPAIERGTLANVIAATLGYTLTGRSDPLDELAEALQERAALLVLDNCEHLPEVAAVARALLEAAPEVCVVATSREPLGLGGEALLRLAGLPLPPPDAADPASYPGIQLFLDRAAQHSPGWQQSSADTGVARLCRLLDGMPLAIELAAHWVEHFTPDEIAAEIQADLDFLAARTRDVPDRHRSLRAVFDYAWRSLKPAEQQALARLAVFRGSFDREAAREVAEVSVAALVALVDKSLVRSAGAGRYSIHELLRQFAAERLGAGEAELSARHAAYFLALAERAGPELAGPQQEHWLARLEAALDNLRAALGWADSQSDRTFALRLAGALWPFWQRRCYLGEGRSWLERALAAADATVDPAVRANALYGVGWLAHDQDDFASAEAFLSEGLLIDQAMGQTGRVAAVLAHRGIMARGQGQYAKAIALLEESVALARANHDRAGIAYALFRLGVVTREHGDVARATAIYQEGLSTYRALGDRAGEAFTLLGLGDIARDQGNAVQLQAYSAEGLAIGRALDHSWVAGFALNNLALAALMLGDLARAAALANEALALFRAHGVRGGEVELLVTRGQIDLAAGRIEQARALLIEGVRRGWQVGPHWLVATGLEDLARHIGDQPMMVRLLAAMDAWRAAMGAPLPPYRRLAYDAALAAARRALGDDTFAALWAEGAAWPPERALAFGLKR from the coding sequence ATGCTTACGATCAGCCTGCTTGGGCCGCCGCGCGTGGCGCGCGCGGGCCGCGTGATCGACATGCGGGTGCGCAAGGAGCTGGCGCTGCTGGCCTACCTGGCCGTCGAGGCGCGCCACCGCCACAGCCGCGAGGCGCTGGTGGGGCTGCTCTGGCCCGACACGCCCGAGGATGCGGCGCGCAACAGCCTGCGTGTGGCGCTGGCCGAGCTGCGCCGCCGCCTGGGCGAGGCCGGCGGCCCGCTGCTCGACGCCGATCGCCAAAGCGTGCAGTTTGTGGCCGCCAGCCCGCACACGCTCGACGTGGCCGCCTTCCGCGAGCTGACCGCCGCCACGCGCACGCACGCGCACGCAGCGCCTGAGCGCTGCGACGCCTGCCTGGCGCGGCTGGCCGAGGCGGTCGCGTTGTACCAGGGCAACTTCCTGCACGGCTTCAGCCTGCCCGATAGCGCGCCGTTCGAAGAATGGGTCGCCATCCAGCGCGAGCAGCTGCACCAGCAGCAGCTGGCTGCGCTCGATCTGCTGGCCGCCGCCCACGAGCAGCGCGGCGACTACCCGGCCCAGGCCGAGTATGGGCGCCGCCAGCTGGCGCTCGAGCCCTGGCGCGAGTCGGCCCACGCCCAGGTGATCCGCGCGCTGTGGGCCATGGGCCAGCGCGGCGCGGCGCTTGAGCAGTACGAGGCCTGCCGCCGCATCCTCGATGCGGAGCTGGGGCTCGAGCCGGCGCCCGAGCTCGACGCGCTGGCGCAGCAGATCCGCACCGAAAAAAGTGCTGAGTTTTCAGTGTTGAGTATTGAGTTAAAGCAGACCGAGCTCAACACTCAACCCTCAGCACTCAACTTTCGCGAGCTAAAGCAGACCGAACTCAACACTCAACACTCAACACTCAACACTCAACGGCATAACCTGCCCGCCCAGCTCACCAGCTTTATTGGGCGCGACGAGCAGCTCGCCGCGCTGCGCCAAAGCCTGGCGCATGCCCACCTGATCACGCTCACCGGCGCCACCGGCAGCGGCAAGACCCGCCTGGCGATCGAGCTGGCCGCCGCCAGCCTGCCCGGCTACCCCGACGGCGCGTGGCTGGCCGCGCTAGAGCCACTGCGCGATCCGGCGCTGCTGCCCCAGGCCGTGGCCGAGGCGCTCGGCCTGCCGCTGGCCGCGAGCCAGCCGGCGGTGGCATCGCTGGCGGCCGCGCTGCAGCCAAAGCGGCTGCTGCTCCTGCTCGATAACTGCGAGCATATGGTGGTGGCCTGCCACGACCTGGCCGAGCGGCTGCTGCACGCCTGCCCTGGCCTCACGATCATCGCCACCAGCCGCGAGCTGCTGCACGTCGCGGGCGAGCTGGTCTGGCCGGTGCTGCCGCTGGCCGCGCCCGCAGCCGCCGACCAGCCGCCCGAGCGGCTGCTGGGCTACGAAAGCATCCAGCTGTTTGTCGAGCGCGCCCGCGCGGTGGACCCAGGGTTTGCGCTCACCGCGCAGAACGCGCCGGCAGTGGCCCAGATCTGCCGCCAGCTCGACAGCCTGCCGCTGGCGATCGAGCTGGCGGCCGCGCGCGTGCGGCATATGCCGGTGGAAACGATCGCGGCGCGCCTGGACGACCGCTTTACACTGCTGGCGGGCGGTGCCACGGCGGCAGGGCCGCCGCGCCTGCGCGCCGCGCTCGACTGGAGCTACGCGCTGCTGAGCGAGCCCGAGCGGGCCTGCTTTCGCCGGCTGGCGGTTTTCGCCGGCGGCTTTACGCTGCCGGCCGCCGAGCAGGTGGCCGGTGACCCCGGCGCGCCGGGCGGGGCGGCCGGCACGGTCGAGCTGCTGGCCCAGCTGATCGATAAGTCGCTGGTGGTGTCGGAGCAGCGGCCCGAGGGCATGCGCTACCGGCTGCTCGAAACCATGCGCGCCTACGCCCACGAGCAGCTGCTGGCGGCGGGCGAGGCCGGCGCAGGCGGCGCGCGCCACCTGGCCCACTATCTTCAGCTGGCCGAGCAGGCCGAGCCGCAGCTCGTCGGCCCCGATCAGGTCGCATGGCTCGACCTGTTGGCCGCCGAGCACGCCAACCTGCGCGCGGCAGCCGACTGGGCCGAAGAGCACGGCGACGCGCTCGCGGCGCTGCGGCTGGTGACCGCGCTGCGCTACTTCTGGCGCGTGCGCGGCTTCTATGCCACCGGGATCGACCTGCTGCGCCGCCTGCTGGCGCACCCACAGGCCGCCGCGCGCACGACAACGCGGGCCAGGGCCTTGAACGCGGCCGGCTACCTTGAGTTTGTGCGCGGCCAGCCGGCCCAGGCGCGCGAGCTGCTGGAGGAGGCGCTGGCGATCGGGCGCGCGCTGGCCGAGCCGACGGTGACGGCCTTTGCGCTGCGCTACCTGAGCGCGCTGGCTAACGACCGCCGCGATTACGCCGAGGCGCGCGCCAGCGGCGAGGAAAGCCTGCTGATCTACCGCGCGCTGGGCGCGGCCAACGATATCGCCGGCTCGGCCATGTACCTGGGCGACGCGGTTCTGGCCCAAGGCGACGCGGGCCGCGCCGAGGCGCTCTACGCCGAAAGCGTCGCAATCTTACGCAGCCACCGCAACAGCATCGCGCTGCCCTACCCGCTGCGCCGCCTGGGCTTCCTGGCGCTGCAGCTCGGCCGGCCCGATCAGGCGGCGGCGCTGTGCGCCGAAAGCCTGCGGCTCAACCTGGCCGTGAACGATCGCCAGGGTGTGGCGGCCTGTCTGGTGGGCCTGGCCGCTAGCGCCGTCGCGGCCGGGCACGTCGATCGCGCGGCCCGGCTGCTTGGCCACGCCGAGGTGCTGCTAGACGCGCTGCATACCCGGCTCCTGCCCTACGACCACGCGCAGCACGAGCGGATGCACGCCATCCTGGGCGAGCAGCTGGGCGCGCCGGCCTTTGCGGCGGCCCAGGCGGCTGGGCGTGCGCAGACGATCGAGCAACTGCTGGCCGAGGCCGGGCCGGCGCACGCTCAGGGCGCGGGTGGGCGCGCGCCCCCGGCCGAGCCACCGCCACAGCCGGCCTACACCGAAAAAGGAACTGAGCGTTCAGGGTTGAGCGCTGAATTGAAGCAGGCCGAGCTCAACACTCAACACTCAACATTCAACGCTCCAAAGCACAACCTGCCCGCGCCGATCACCTCGTTCGTCGGGCGGGCCGACGAGCTGGTGCAGGTGGAACGGCTGCTGGCGGGCGGCAGCCGCCTGGTGACGCTGATCGGGCCGGGCGGCGCGGGCAAGACGCGCCTGTCGATCGCGATCGGCCGGCACCTGCTGCCGCGCTTCACCGACGGCGCCTGGTGGGTCGCGCTGGTCGGTGTCCAGCCGTCCGACGACCCGGCGATCGAGCGCGGCACGCTGGCAAATGTGATCGCGGCCACGCTGGGCTACACGCTCACCGGCCGGAGCGACCCGCTCGACGAGCTGGCGGAGGCGCTGCAGGAGCGCGCGGCGCTGCTGGTGCTCGACAACTGCGAGCACCTGCCCGAGGTGGCCGCCGTCGCGCGCGCGCTGCTCGAGGCCGCCCCAGAGGTGTGCGTCGTCGCCACCTCGCGCGAGCCGCTGGGCCTGGGCGGCGAGGCGCTGTTGCGCCTGGCGGGCCTGCCCCTGCCGCCACCCGACGCGGCCGACCCGGCCAGCTACCCTGGCATCCAGCTATTCCTCGACCGGGCGGCCCAGCACTCGCCCGGCTGGCAGCAGAGCAGCGCCGATACGGGGGTGGCGCGGCTATGCCGGCTGCTGGATGGCATGCCGCTGGCGATCGAGCTGGCGGCCCACTGGGTCGAGCACTTCACCCCCGACGAGATCGCCGCCGAGATCCAGGCCGACCTGGACTTCCTGGCGGCGCGCACGCGCGATGTGCCCGATCGGCACCGCAGCCTGCGGGCGGTGTTCGACTACGCCTGGCGCTCGCTCAAGCCGGCCGAGCAGCAGGCGCTGGCGCGCCTGGCGGTATTCCGCGGCAGCTTCGATCGCGAGGCTGCGCGCGAGGTGGCCGAGGTGTCGGTCGCCGCCCTGGTGGCCCTGGTCGATAAGTCGCTGGTGCGCAGCGCCGGCGCGGGGCGCTACAGCATCCACGAGCTGCTGCGCCAGTTTGCGGCCGAGCGCCTGGGCGCCGGCGAGGCCGAGCTGAGCGCCCGCCACGCGGCCTACTTTCTGGCGCTGGCCGAGCGCGCCGGCCCCGAGCTAGCCGGCCCCCAGCAAGAGCACTGGCTGGCCCGGCTCGAGGCCGCGCTCGATAACCTGCGCGCCGCGCTGGGCTGGGCCGATAGCCAAAGCGACCGCACGTTCGCGCTGCGCCTGGCCGGGGCGCTCTGGCCCTTCTGGCAGCGGCGCTGCTACCTGGGCGAGGGGCGCAGCTGGCTTGAGCGCGCACTCGCCGCCGCCGACGCCACGGTCGACCCGGCGGTGCGCGCCAACGCGCTCTATGGGGTGGGCTGGCTGGCCCACGACCAGGACGACTTCGCCAGCGCCGAGGCGTTCCTTTCTGAGGGGCTGCTGATCGACCAGGCGATGGGCCAGACCGGGCGCGTCGCAGCGGTGCTGGCCCACCGCGGGATCATGGCGCGCGGCCAGGGTCAGTACGCTAAAGCGATCGCGCTGCTTGAGGAAAGCGTGGCGCTGGCCCGCGCCAACCACGACCGCGCCGGCATCGCCTACGCCCTGTTCCGGCTGGGCGTGGTGACGCGCGAGCACGGCGATGTGGCGCGCGCGACCGCAATCTACCAGGAGGGGCTGAGCACCTACCGCGCGCTGGGCGACCGAGCCGGCGAGGCGTTTACGCTGCTGGGGCTGGGCGACATCGCCCGCGACCAGGGCAACGCCGTGCAGCTGCAAGCCTACAGCGCCGAGGGGCTGGCGATCGGGCGCGCGCTCGACCACTCCTGGGTCGCGGGCTTCGCGCTCAACAACCTGGCGCTGGCGGCGCTGATGCTGGGCGACCTGGCGCGCGCGGCGGCGCTGGCCAACGAGGCGCTGGCGCTGTTTCGCGCCCACGGCGTGCGCGGCGGCGAGGTTGAGCTGCTGGTCACCAGGGGGCAGATCGACCTGGCGGCCGGGCGCATCGAGCAGGCGCGCGCGCTGCTGATCGAGGGCGTGCGGCGCGGCTGGCAGGTGGGGCCGCACTGGCTGGTGGCGACCGGCCTGGAGGATCTGGCGCGCCACATCGGCGACCAGCCCATGATGGTGCGGCTGCTGGCGGCGATGGACGCCTGGCGCGCGGCCATGGGGGCGCCGCTGCCGCCCTACCGTCGGCTGGCATACGACGCGGCGCTCGCCGCCGCCCGCCGCGCGCTGGGCGACGACACGTTCGCGGCGCTGTGGGCCGAGGGCGCGGCCTGGCCGCCCGAGCGGGCGCTGGCGTTTGGGCTGAAGCGGTGA
- a CDS encoding PD40 domain-containing protein has protein sequence MRIRRVLWIIIPLLLLAVLIGGGALAWLRLRPTAPARLLVTGGDSSLRLLEANGAERVLAEHALTSGYSFPATAPDGRTIAYVSRENGVSSIMLLDLATDRRRELYRSQEHVPIDLAWSPDGTYLVFLIGGQLTAQIVPADGSKPAQLIAAGSPSFFAWSPDSANLLLHLGGHTVQGGHLALFQPGQDQARPLLSDPGLFQAPAWSIDGSHFFYVAQPPIENDPPSLADLKSDIVRVTASGKEPLRLAREEQSDLRIIRSPTRDQIAYMVVGVAGFGPLKLVDDRGGAARVLSQPGARVTAFFWSPDGTQIAYLTHEGDFTPDGQRSWHVVDTASGTVRDLGSFMPSAAFAGLQIFFDAYTFSFSPWSPDGTQLAYGASDGVYVIDMASGSTAKRADGELAMWVGGR, from the coding sequence ATGCGCATCCGACGGGTGTTGTGGATCATCATCCCGCTGCTGCTGCTGGCTGTGCTGATTGGCGGTGGGGCGCTGGCGTGGCTGCGGCTTAGGCCTACGGCACCGGCGCGCCTGCTGGTGACCGGCGGCGATAGCTCGCTGCGCCTGCTCGAGGCCAATGGCGCCGAGCGCGTACTGGCCGAGCATGCGCTGACATCGGGCTACAGCTTCCCGGCTACCGCGCCCGATGGCCGCACGATCGCGTATGTCAGCCGCGAAAATGGCGTATCGTCGATCATGCTGCTCGACCTAGCTACCGACCGCCGGCGCGAGCTGTACCGCAGCCAGGAGCATGTGCCGATCGACCTGGCCTGGTCGCCCGACGGCACATACCTGGTGTTTCTGATCGGCGGCCAGCTCACCGCCCAGATCGTACCGGCCGACGGATCGAAGCCGGCCCAGCTGATCGCCGCCGGGTCGCCCTCGTTCTTTGCGTGGAGCCCCGACAGTGCCAATCTGCTGCTGCACCTGGGCGGGCACACCGTGCAGGGCGGGCATCTCGCGCTGTTCCAGCCCGGCCAGGATCAGGCGCGCCCACTGCTGAGCGACCCTGGCCTATTCCAGGCGCCGGCCTGGTCGATCGACGGCAGCCACTTCTTCTACGTGGCCCAGCCGCCGATCGAGAACGACCCGCCATCACTCGCGGATCTCAAGAGCGATATTGTGCGCGTGACCGCCAGCGGCAAAGAGCCGCTGCGCCTGGCGCGCGAGGAGCAATCCGACCTGCGGATCATCCGCTCGCCGACCCGTGATCAGATCGCCTATATGGTGGTGGGGGTTGCGGGCTTCGGCCCGCTCAAGCTGGTCGATGATCGCGGCGGCGCGGCGCGCGTGCTCTCGCAGCCGGGCGCACGCGTCACGGCGTTCTTCTGGTCGCCCGACGGCACGCAGATCGCCTATCTCACACACGAGGGCGACTTCACGCCCGACGGCCAGCGCAGCTGGCATGTGGTCGATACCGCCAGCGGCACGGTGCGCGATCTCGGCAGCTTCATGCCAAGCGCAGCGTTCGCCGGCCTGCAGATCTTCTTCGACGCCTATACCTTCTCGTTCAGCCCCTGGTCGCCCGACGGCACGCAGCTGGCCTATGGCGCAAGCGACGGCGTCTATGTGATTGATATGGCTTCGGGCAGCACCGCCAAGCGCGCCGATGGCGAGCTGGCGATGTGGGTTGGTGGGCGCTGA